The region TCAAATGTGTCTTTTCTATGATCATATGAAGAGTTAGAGTTTTCTAGGATTTTCTCTACCATTTGTAAACGTGGAGGAAGGTGAAGGGGAAGGAGCTTGCCTTTGTAGAAGAGCTCGTCAGCTGGGGAAGTTGTGGTGTCTTTTTCTAGTGAAGCTGTGGACTTTTGGAACTCGAACTCTTTTGGGAATGGAGGCGAGCCTATAGATTGGCAGAAGAAGGTGGAGTATGAGCTTACTTCCATGTCAATGTAGTCATCATCATCGTGGTCATATGATAAGAGGTGGTTCATGGCCATTTCTAGCAACTCACAGTATTTCAAggcaactctctctctctccgggTTGTATGTTTGTGCCTGTGGAGTGACTCGTGGGAGCTGAGTTTGGTGAGGTGGGAAGGAAGGGAAGTGCACCATTTAATAGACCTGACATGATCATGAAAAGTTCTACACTGAAGACAATTGTCAGAATTTTGAATGCTTCCAAATATAAAATTCGAAATATAATCATCTAATGGTTCAGCACTGAAGCATTTCTCTACTTCTCTTTTTccttgaatttatatttaacgGCTCATTCCCATggctctttatttttatgtcactTATCATGTCAAAGtagtaataaaattgaataaaagttTCCTGGATGTTCTATCATTTAcaaataagatattaatttttaaaaatatggtataaattgtattttttaaatttttgttaaaaattaattgttttatatgttttggattatttaatatgttgatctaaaaaataattttttaaaaataaaaaatattattttaatataaaaaatattttaaaaaataaacataactacatttttaaacaagaaattttGCCCTGTTTACCTTTGGTAAAGttgattttagaaagaaaattgtGCAGCTTgttagcttaaaaaaaaggggTCAAATTTTGATTCGTTATTTCACAGtttttgagaattataattttaacgaGAAATTCAATTCATGAAgcattaaaattcaattttaaagcACGTGACATCATTCACTGGGTCCGCAACGCACGTGTCAGCAATCCGAGCATCTAGCTCGTGGGGTATGCAAGTATAATTGAGTTCCACTTCTCACTTTGCTAGCagtaatcaaattcaagttgtCATGGAAGCTCAATCCCCATCATCACAACCACcgcatccaaaaaaaaataataaaaaatgagtcTTTCCAAATCAATCTTCGCCAAAAACTACCACGTCTTAAACAAACACACGCCCAGGTCCACTTGTCTCCCTCTTAAAACCCCGTTCTGTAATTCGGTTCAGTGGTCCAGACAGTCAGACACAATCAAGTTCTTACAAGGTTTTTTAACACACAATGTTAAAAAATTCAGTGAAACTCCCTAGCGAGACAACGTCGTATGTGCCCACTCCGAATTTGGCTTCTGTCTCTGTCCCTCCTATGTACGCTGCGTTTTCGACTCCACAAGGGAGGTTcttgtctgatttgtttttgtacaGAAAGCCCCGAGGTGAAGAGAAGCTTGATGGGTCCGGGCCAGGTCCTTGTGGGGATTTGGAGTTGTTTGCTGATGTGGATAGCTCTGTTCTTGATGAGCTATTGCAGACTTTTAAAAAGTAAGTGATCTGTTTCTCTTATTTGGACACTTCATTGtgagattttttagtttttagagaAAGTTTGATTGTTGTAAGATACTATTTCAATTGATTTGGCCCTTTTAGCTGGTGAAAGGAAAGAACCTTGCGCAAGTAGGAGATGAACTGAAGGGGGCGGACATGCTTGCTTGGTTTGCGGGTTATAGTGATGTTGGATTGAGGAGAAATATTTTTACACAGTTGTTTGATTTAATGTTCATAGCCATACTTGGTTGCAATAAATTTGAATAGTTATCAATTTAGCGTGGGAATTTTATTTGGGAAAGTTGACAAATGCGGTATGCTAGCGGATGATTTAGTATAAATGTATTTGTAGTCCCATTATGGTTTAGAGCAAAAGGTTGTGGACCGTATAAGTTAAGGACAAGATTTATCAACTAAGatgtttcaaaattaaaacctagtggttgttgtttatttattcttcTAAATTGTAGTAGCTGATGCCCCACCCTCAAAACTGCAAAGGAAGAAGAGAGGGTGGGATTTTGGAGCCATGCAGGTATCAGTAATGAATGTCTCATTTGCACATGCACCCACCCTCAGAAccctaaaagattttttttggctGGATTTTGCACGCAGGAGCTATTTAGGGATCAGTCATGGATGTCTCATTTGCACAGACCTTACTATGACCTCAGGCTTGATCTGATGTTTGGAGAAGCATTTTCCAAAAATTGTTCTTGTATGCTCACTGCTTTGTGGAATGACGGTAGTGGATTATTTGGATCAATTATGggcttttcttttcaagtggCAGTGTAAGCATTAACTTATTTTCGATTCTGCAGATACCGGTTAAGGTCTAATGTTGAAATTGATAATGTGGCAGAAGACTTCTTTTGCTGGCAGCGGTTTGGTGGAAACctttctggaaaatcaaaagCTGAAGAAGAACCAGAGGCAGCTAGTGTTGGCTGGGGCTCTGGGGTTGATCGTTCTGCAATGTCATCTTTACATGGGAATGATGTTGGATGGCAATGGTTTAGGGATCCTGGACGAGATTGTCTTGGTTTCAGGGGGATCTTTCCATCCAATGAAATTCGTGGGTTTTCTTAGCCTTCATTGGTTGCTTGATGTTAATATACAACAGCACATACGCTATGAGGCTGAAGAGCTCATTATGCATCAAACTTTCTGACTGATTAAatcaatagttatttttttagttttaatttcattttcccCCAACTATTTTAGATGTTACAGCACCTTTGGTTGGGTCtggcaataaaacaaaagagcaAAATTACCTGCTATGGAGAATTGAGAATGAGGTTGCAGAAGGCTCAACTGAGATTCACAAAGGTTGAGGCTATTAGACCAAACCGGTGGCCCGCTGAatggtttaaataaaaacaataaaaagatacaAGTTTTCAGAGCATCAACAACATAGTGCTGTGAAAGGGTAGAGCACTAACTCGAAGGATAGGGTTCGCTTTTCTGAACTTGAGATAAATCCTGCTCGTGTTAGCCTCTTTTATGGCGGTGCAGGTATTCCATATGGTTAAAACTTGTATCTTTTTATACATTTAGCTTTATAAGGAAGAAATAAatcgttttttcttcttttaaaaaagtagaGCTAATGAAAGGAGGGTGTCAAACTCGTGTACTGATCTGAATACATGCATTAACACGACGACAGTCTTTTCAATATTGGTTTTTGCCCTAACGTTCATGTAATTCTTTCTAACTGGTGATTTTCAGGTAAATGATTCATGCTATATTGATTGTCTTCGACCTATGTGCCTTCCTTGTCTTTTCTTTGACTGGTCCTAACAGCGCAGCCAGTTAAATGCACTGATTCTAACCGCGCAATCTGTCAGTCggtgttatttttcaaaatctttttccaTCCATTTCTTCTTGAAAAAGTGccgtataaaaaaaaaaaaaattgggacaAAGCTAATTCAGTGACCCAAAGGAACTGAGATTTAAGACTTACAGCTCAAAGGGGTCTTGACTGattaattctcaattttttatggCTGGATCGAACGGTGTTTGAATGAACAGTTGATCTAACTctactcctcctcctccctctcTTGTTTACTctgttttttcaaagaaaaatgtcATGGATTTCACATTAGTAAGCTTAATTAATAATGTTGCTGATTCAATCAGctaaacaaattaaactataaccacagaagcaaaaacaaatacaagaaaTTAAGAAGATGCAAGTGAATTAAATAGTTGGCATGCCTAATTGGGGAGTCAAGGGATAGAATCCCCACATCCTGATGGCATTTTCTATTTGTTAATGATTCAATTACTCAAAACTTAAAAGCATGCTCATGGAAATTATATTAGATATTTCTGTTATCTTCTGGAACACTGACCAAAGCTCTTTTCAACTAAACTCGGATCCAAAAGCAGCTCATGTCTTCATCATACAATAATTCATTGGTTTCTCTTCCTTTACTGTGCCCCACAACTAACCAAACCagcttataaaaaacaaaatcctttCTTATTATAATACTTCGAGCTAAAGAATCACTTTATACTTTACCTGGTTTCACTACTTTTACTTGATTCCTGGGTTTGTCTTTTcactttgtttctttcttgtatAATTGATCGATACTTTGTGCAACTTTTGtgttctcttctttttcatgaTTCTTATGGCCATCAATCAACATTCCCTAGTTTCTTTGGTTACATTTGATTAGAAGATTTTAAGAGAAAGAGTTGTTGACCTCACCAAGAAAACAACATGTGATCCGACATTTGATGGTGGAGAGAAGGGAATTATGGATGGAATGCCTGCAAAGCTCGAGACTTTTGTTTGTCTTTCCTTTTAACACACTCCCCACAATcaagatctttatttttttctatcctttttatttttttctcatcattcaAGAACTCGAAAACAGTTTGTTATATATAGGTTAATTAGCTGTTATGTTTTGAAACAAGCATAGAAAAACACATCTAACTACTGTATCTTAGAAGCTGTTTCTAGTCTTTTTAGCTATGTTCAAGGTACCATCATGTGTATTGTCATGAGCAAGCTGTTAGCCTATGCGAATCCAATAATAATGCTgacatatatgtatatatatatgcacacgATGCGTTTGTTGAATAATTGATAAACCCTTCTCCATTTCAACTTAGATCGATTGTATACAACAGCAAGATTCAAGGGTTCGTAACTCATGTTTGTGCTGACTTTAAAACTCTAAAAAGGAACAATTTCTGTGTTGTTTTGCTGTCgtgtttgtttgtatttttatttttattttttgccaaAATATGTAGAAATAGCGACAATGTCTGTCCTTGGAAGGGAAATCAAGAAAGGCTGTACGGTCCCGTCAATTGAGAGAATAACAGGCGCGAGAATATGCACTTCGTGTCATTTTTAAATTCTGAATGGTAATGAATGTTGTACTTTGTCCCAAAAACAATTCAAGGGAGTTTACACACATATTCTCACAAATATATCATGTTGTCTAATCCTTAAGATTTGGTTCGGGTGTAATTAAACTTCCTTCTTAATTCGATATAGGAGTTCTTGCGAATTAATTCAAGCCCAAGGGTCTTTTTTCTCTTGAATAATGAACTTGGATTCTGCAGGGACACAAAAAGTACAAGCAAAGGATAGCTATAGATACCTGGAAAATCagaatgctaatttttttaatgggataaccagttaaattttaagttttttttcccagtaattttaagtttaaattatcTCATGACAGTTAGAGagctatataattattaattttaaaatttataagattaattaaaatatatataaactacccgaacactcatattaattaaaaaaaaaatacaaagtttcTTTGTTCAACAATTGACATGCAGAACCTCTCTGTTTTCGATCGAATGGGTTCCATTCGCCGGGTGTCCTACCAGGACAAACGAAAGTAGGAATTGCAACAGTTTTAGTAGTtgttttaggttttagtttCAGGTTACGTtcgttattaaaatattttttaaaaaaataaattaaaataatatttttattttttaaaatttatttttaacattaacccattaaataatttaaaaatataaaaaatatatataattttaaaaaaatcatttttttcgaATATGCTTCTGTACTGCAAAAATAAACAGTGCATTGGTAGTTTTAGTGACGACCTTTACAAGAGATAATAGGTGGAGGGGCTTGCAATCCACTAGCTTCTGTACTCGTGTGTTCAAAACCCAACACGATGATGGTGCTCTCCAAACTCCAAAGACAACAAATTCCGCCTCCTAGATTAGGAAACCTTTTGGCAATACCTGAAACAATCTTTTCAACTTTCCATAAATTCGAATCAAGAAGATAGCAAAGCCCCCACCTACTCTGGTTTTGTTCCAACATCCCTCTGCAAGGGGATGCATGACGGGTCACCTTCGAAATCAAATGGTCATCACAACTtcagaacaaaaaataacagtCAAAACTAGGATGTTCATGGAAAAAGGATACCGTGAATAGTACACAAAGTTGTGGAGTGCCCTTGACCACCTCGCATAAACGCGCACGTCTACTACAAGTGAATAGTTGATCCGAGTGAGGTTCAGACTTTTACAAGCAAACAAAGACTTCCATTCGTTTGTTTCATCAGTCACATTTTACAACTTTGAGAATTTACAGAAGAATTaacaaattgaaactttttccagTGGAAAATATTAGTTACACGGAAAAGCTTATGATCTAAGATCCAGCTTTTGGATATAGATGCATGTCATCAAGACACAGGCTTGCATGAATAGAATTTCACTACAGGTATGGCATGTTCAAAGAGCTAGTTTTTCGTTGCTGTATCACCGGATCTAAATTCCCTTTCAAGCTCATCAAACTCCCAGTCACCAATCTCCTCCGTTGAGTAGTCTCGAGCATCTTTCCCAAactctgactctaactttgcaAGTTCTGCGGCAGGGTCGAGCACCTCATCTGCCTCCACTGCAGGTTCCGTGGGATGCTTATCGATATTGGATTTAAGGGTAGTCACGTTCTGTGATGAGGTATGAGATGGACTTCCCAGTGCCTTCTCAGAAGAATTATCAGCCTTGGGGGTTGGAGCCTCCAGTTCTAGATTTGGTCTCTCAATTGACTCGAATTCCACTCTCAACTTTTCAATATCATCAAATAGCTCTTTAACCGAGGTATCATCTTTCCTGGATAGAGGAGGCCAGGAATGACATTTTTCAGGCAATGTTTACCACAGTGGAATAACATTATAGCATGTAAATAACTGATGAAGAATTCAAGGACAGAACCAAAATCCCACCTAGAACTTGCCCCTTTTTGAGCATAAAACTGCTCTCTTATGTTGTCCACCACACTGAAAGTGGTTATAATCTGGAACAAGACAGCCAAACTAAGATATCAATCTATGCTTGCAATGCTTTTACCAGCTATGTACGTGCAGGAACACAATAAGGCATGCCTCAACAGGTGCAGCTATTTAGCACCTTTATGCAACTTTTCAAGTTCAACAAATTGCAAGGCACATATAAAACAAATGGGTTCAAATTCAAAAGGTACAGAGAAGAAAATAGAATAGAGTAAAAACTTGGAAAATAGTGAGAAAGAAACTTGAAACCAGCAATACAAGAAATTATGGAAGTGCCAAAATATTCTTCAAAGGAAACTGCATTAGAGTTTTCTGCTCAACTCTTACTGAAAGAGAGGTTTTTACAAGAAGTTATGTTGATAGCACAAAATTAAACAGTTGATGTGGATAGCCATTTGATTCTGATCATAAATTATAAGCATGAGCCAACAAGAATTATTTATGCAAACCCAC is a window of Populus nigra chromosome 10, ddPopNigr1.1, whole genome shotgun sequence DNA encoding:
- the LOC133704995 gene encoding putative transferase At4g12130, mitochondrial; its protein translation is MLKNSVKLPSETTSYVPTPNLASVSVPPMYAAFSTPQGRFLSDLFLYRKPRGEEKLDGSGPGPCGDLELFADVDSSVLDELLQTFKKYRLRSNVEIDNVAEDFFCWQRFGGNLSGKSKAEEEPEAASVGWGSGVDRSAMSSLHGNDVGWQWFRDPGRDCLGFRGIFPSNEIRGFS